In the Candidatus Eisenbacteria bacterium genome, GCTGGGTACAGGATCGCGGTCGCGGGATCCGCGGAACAGGCTGAGAAGCATGTGTTCGGGGAGCAGCCCTTCGACCTGATTCTCTTGGACAACCGCCTCCCGAAAGAAAGCGGCATGGAGGTCGTGAGGCGAGTTCGGGATCGCGCGGTCAAATCGAAGGTGATTCTGATGACCGCGTATGAGACCCCGGAGGTGAAAGCGGAAGCGAAGCGGCTCAAAGTCGAGCGATATCTAAAGAAGCCGTTTGACCTGACCGTCTTGTTGGGAGAGATCCAGGATCTGATTGGCAACGCGGAGAACTCCACGGCCGGGTGAGCCGGAAGCGAATCCAACGTGAGGGGAGGTGATACCACGATGCCGGCGAAGAAGAAGGCTGGAAAGAAGAAGGCCGCGAAGAAGAAGTAAGAAGTCGCGGATTGGGCACGTCCTCGGGCCGCCTGGGTTCCTCCGGGCGGCCCC is a window encoding:
- a CDS encoding response regulator produces the protein MPKSVLIVDDEKLLVRTLSNALKEAGYRIAVAGSAEQAEKHVFGEQPFDLILLDNRLPKESGMEVVRRVRDRAVKSKVILMTAYETPEVKAEAKRLKVERYLKKPFDLTVLLGEIQDLIGNAENSTAG